The following proteins are encoded in a genomic region of Hymenobacter siberiensis:
- a CDS encoding DUF2306 domain-containing protein, with protein METFFALNCYLHIAAGFTGFFVAPVALAVRKGGAAHRRWGLVFFWSMVVAGTTALAGS; from the coding sequence ATGGAAACCTTCTTCGCCCTTAACTGCTACCTGCACATCGCGGCCGGCTTCACCGGGTTTTTTGTGGCTCCCGTGGCGCTGGCCGTGCGCAAGGGCGGGGCAGCGCACCGGCGCTGGGGGCTGGTGTTTTTTTGGTCGATGGTGGTGGCCGGCACCACGGCCCTGGCGGGCTCGTAG
- a CDS encoding quinone-dependent dihydroorotate dehydrogenase produces the protein MYKALVKPLLFNLDAERAHHFVFDNLRRATRVPGTQSLLRALYDFQDPSLAREVFGLKFPNPVGLAAGFDKNAALTDELATMGFGFVEIGTVTPRPQPGNPAPRLFRLPQDEALVNRMGFNNDGAAVVAARLARRRNRQLIIGGNIGKNKDTPNERAADDYVAGFEALAEVVDYFVVNVSSPNTPNLRQLQEKKPLIDLLQQVQARNLARARPRPLLLKIAPDLTNSQLDDILEIARETQLSGLVATNTTISRDNLSSEPSYVASLGAGGLSGKPLRARATEVIRYLHQKSDGGLPIIGSGGIHSAADAREKLEAGAALIQLYTGFIYEGPALVSRINRSLVPA, from the coding sequence ATGTATAAAGCCCTCGTCAAGCCCCTCCTTTTCAACCTCGACGCCGAGCGCGCCCACCACTTCGTTTTCGATAATCTGCGCCGGGCGACGCGGGTGCCGGGCACCCAGTCCCTGCTCCGGGCACTCTACGATTTTCAGGACCCGAGCTTGGCGCGGGAGGTTTTCGGGCTGAAGTTCCCGAATCCGGTGGGCCTGGCAGCGGGCTTTGATAAGAACGCAGCCCTGACCGATGAGCTGGCCACAATGGGCTTTGGCTTCGTGGAGATTGGGACGGTGACGCCCCGGCCGCAGCCCGGCAACCCGGCGCCGCGCCTGTTTCGGCTGCCGCAGGACGAGGCGCTAGTGAACCGCATGGGCTTTAATAACGACGGGGCAGCCGTGGTGGCGGCGCGGCTGGCCCGGCGGCGCAACCGGCAGCTCATCATCGGCGGCAATATTGGCAAAAACAAGGACACGCCCAACGAGCGCGCTGCCGACGACTACGTGGCCGGCTTCGAGGCCCTGGCCGAGGTGGTGGACTACTTCGTAGTGAACGTGAGCTCGCCCAACACGCCCAACCTGCGCCAGCTGCAGGAGAAAAAACCACTCATTGACCTGTTGCAGCAGGTGCAGGCCCGCAATCTGGCCCGCGCCCGCCCGCGCCCGCTACTGCTAAAAATAGCGCCCGACCTCACGAATTCGCAGCTCGACGACATTCTGGAAATAGCCCGCGAAACGCAGCTCAGCGGTCTGGTGGCGACGAATACCACCATCAGCCGCGACAACCTGAGCTCCGAGCCCAGCTACGTAGCCAGCCTGGGGGCGGGCGGCCTGAGCGGCAAGCCGCTACGGGCGCGGGCCACCGAAGTCATCCGCTACCTGCACCAGAAATCCGACGGCGGGCTGCCCATCATCGGCTCGGGCGGCATTCACTCGGCGGCCGATGCGCGGGAGAAACTGGAGGCCGGCGCGGCGCTCATTCAACTATACACCGGCTTTATTTACGAAGGGCCGGCGCTGGTGAGCCGGATAAACCGGAGCCTGGTGCCAGCATAA
- a CDS encoding YifB family Mg chelatase-like AAA ATPase produces MLTKTFGSAVQGVNAYTITIEVVVGAGTNFFVVGLPDNAIKESQQRIEAALKFRGYRMPRTKVVVNMAPADIRKEGAAYDLPIALGILHASQQLNTERLGDYIIMGEMSLDGELRPIKGVLPIAIQARKEGFKGIILPRENAEEAAIVNNLDVIAVGSMQEAIDFFEGRTEIVPTKVDTRDLFQHAVNKYTADFADVQGQENIKRALEIAAAGGHNVIMIGPPGAGKTMLAKRLPSILPPLSMQEALETTKIHSVAGKLGGGGLLSTRPFRSPHHTISDVALVGGGSNPQPGEISLSHNGVLFLDELPEFKRTVLEVMRQPLEERRVTIARAKLSIEFPANFMLIASMNPCPCGYYNHPEKECVCGPGVVQKYLNKVSGPLLDRIDLHVEVTPVTFDQMTESRKSETSAEIQVRVDKARQVQETRFTDYVDIHSNAMMPPQMVKDICQISEDGRQLLKTAMERLGLSARAYDRILKVARTIADLAGTDDIQINHLAEAIQYRSLDREGWAG; encoded by the coding sequence ATGCTTACCAAAACCTTCGGCTCGGCCGTGCAGGGCGTCAACGCCTACACCATCACGATTGAAGTGGTGGTGGGAGCCGGGACGAATTTCTTTGTGGTGGGCTTGCCCGATAACGCCATTAAGGAGAGCCAGCAGCGGATTGAGGCGGCGCTCAAGTTTCGGGGGTACCGCATGCCGCGCACCAAAGTGGTGGTGAACATGGCCCCGGCCGACATCCGCAAGGAGGGCGCGGCCTATGATTTGCCCATTGCGCTGGGCATTCTGCACGCCTCGCAACAGCTGAACACCGAGCGGCTGGGCGACTACATCATCATGGGCGAAATGTCGCTCGATGGCGAGCTGCGGCCGATAAAAGGCGTTCTGCCCATTGCCATTCAGGCGCGCAAGGAGGGCTTTAAGGGCATTATCCTGCCCAGGGAAAACGCGGAGGAAGCAGCCATCGTCAACAACCTTGATGTGATTGCCGTGGGCAGCATGCAGGAAGCCATCGACTTCTTCGAGGGCCGTACTGAAATCGTGCCCACCAAAGTGGATACCCGCGACCTGTTCCAGCACGCGGTGAATAAATACACGGCCGACTTTGCCGACGTGCAGGGCCAGGAAAACATCAAGCGGGCCTTGGAAATCGCGGCAGCCGGCGGCCACAACGTGATTATGATTGGCCCACCCGGCGCGGGCAAAACCATGCTGGCCAAGCGCCTGCCCAGCATCCTGCCACCGCTGAGCATGCAGGAGGCGCTGGAAACCACCAAAATCCACTCGGTGGCCGGCAAGCTGGGCGGCGGGGGCTTACTGAGCACCCGACCGTTTCGCAGCCCCCACCACACGATTTCGGATGTGGCGCTGGTGGGGGGCGGCAGCAACCCGCAGCCCGGCGAAATCTCGCTCTCGCACAACGGCGTGCTTTTTTTGGACGAATTGCCCGAATTCAAGCGCACGGTGCTGGAGGTGATGCGCCAGCCGCTGGAGGAACGCCGCGTGACCATTGCGCGGGCCAAGCTCAGCATTGAGTTTCCGGCCAACTTCATGCTCATCGCCAGCATGAACCCTTGTCCGTGTGGCTATTACAACCACCCCGAGAAAGAATGCGTGTGCGGCCCCGGCGTGGTGCAAAAATATCTAAACAAAGTGAGCGGTCCGCTGCTTGACCGTATTGACTTACACGTCGAAGTGACGCCCGTCACCTTCGACCAGATGACGGAATCGCGCAAATCGGAAACCAGCGCCGAAATCCAGGTGCGGGTAGACAAGGCCCGCCAGGTGCAGGAAACGCGCTTTACCGACTACGTCGACATTCACTCCAACGCCATGATGCCACCCCAGATGGTGAAGGATATCTGCCAAATCAGCGAAGACGGCCGGCAGCTGCTGAAAACGGCCATGGAGCGCCTCGGCCTCTCGGCCCGCGCCTACGACCGCATTCTGAAAGTGGCCCGCACCATTGCCGACCTGGCCGGCACCGACGATATTCAGATTAACCACCTGGCCGAAGCCATTCAATACCGCAGCCTCGATAGAGAGGGTTGGGCGGGGTAA
- the lpcA gene encoding D-sedoheptulose 7-phosphate isomerase encodes MPDTTSLPDLIRAELTEARAVLDRFLTDPAHVASIAAAAELIAASLQSGGKVLTCGNGGSLCDAQHFAEELSGRYRQNRRALAAIALTEASHMTCVANDFGFEFVFSRFVEALGRPGDVLLAISTSGNSPNILRAAEAAKKLGMKVVSLTGKDGGELAGLSDVEIRAPHSGYADRIQEIHIKAIHIMILLIEKLVIGEVVK; translated from the coding sequence GTGCCCGATACGACTTCCCTCCCCGACCTGATTCGCGCTGAGCTGACCGAAGCCCGCGCCGTGCTCGACCGCTTTCTGACCGACCCGGCCCACGTCGCCAGCATTGCCGCCGCCGCCGAGCTCATTGCCGCCAGCCTGCAAAGCGGCGGCAAAGTCCTCACCTGCGGCAACGGCGGCAGCCTCTGCGACGCCCAGCATTTCGCCGAGGAGCTCAGTGGCCGCTACCGCCAGAACCGCCGCGCCCTGGCCGCCATCGCCCTCACCGAAGCTTCGCACATGACCTGCGTAGCCAATGATTTCGGCTTCGAGTTCGTATTCAGCCGCTTCGTGGAAGCCCTGGGCCGCCCCGGCGATGTGCTGCTGGCCATCAGCACCAGTGGCAACTCGCCCAACATCCTCCGCGCCGCCGAAGCCGCTAAAAAACTGGGGATGAAAGTAGTTTCCCTCACCGGCAAGGATGGCGGCGAGCTGGCGGGGCTGAGCGACGTGGAGATTCGAGCCCCGCACAGTGGCTACGCCGATAGGATTCAGGAAATCCATATCAAAGCCATTCACATCATGATTTTGCTGATTGAGAAACTGGTGATTGGTGAAGTGGTGAAATAG
- a CDS encoding ABC transporter ATP-binding protein — protein sequence MKTYLRILSYARPYADFVPLYLLYTVLGIFFSIGNFALIIPLLNVLFDKTGQMQAKAPTVLPHFAVSLDYVTSAFNYYFSQMIADHGKLGALLFACIVLVASVFFSNVFRYLSLRLVARVRARVIRNMRRDLYHRIIGLQLGYFANERKGDLMSRFTNDVQEVEASVVNTLQAVVREPLTIVGYFAVLFYMSVPLTLFTLVLLPLSGGIIATLAKRLRRQAKLSQGTLGSMLSVIEETLGGIRVIKAFNAQDYIKGKFEEQNDQYARTAQRIDNTRDLASPFSEFAGVSVVAGLLYFGGSLILSGQSTLEGASFITYIVLFSQVLTPAKALSSSFGNIQRGLVAGERVLSIIDTEPAIRDRPDATVLPPFEREIEFHNLSFSYDETPVLYDINLTIKKGQTVALVGGSGGGKSTLADLLPRFYDPSAGQIFIDGHDLRACSLHSVRDQMGIVTQESILFNDTIFNNIRFNTQATEAEVMEAARIANAHEFIIASPEGYQTVIGDRGSRLSGGQRQRLSIARAILRNPPILILDEATSALDTESEKLVQEALQRLMQNRTSLVIAHRLSTVQHADEIVVLQHGRIVERGTHDELLRREGGVYQRLSSMQTNAALV from the coding sequence ATGAAAACCTATCTAAGAATCCTCAGCTACGCCCGGCCCTATGCCGATTTCGTGCCGCTGTACCTGCTGTACACCGTGCTTGGCATCTTTTTCAGCATTGGCAACTTTGCGCTCATCATTCCCCTGCTGAATGTATTGTTCGATAAAACCGGGCAAATGCAGGCAAAGGCCCCCACTGTTCTACCTCACTTCGCGGTGTCGCTGGATTATGTAACCAGTGCGTTCAACTACTATTTCTCCCAGATGATTGCCGACCATGGCAAGCTGGGTGCGCTGCTCTTTGCGTGCATTGTGCTGGTGGCTTCGGTGTTCTTCAGCAACGTATTCCGGTACCTGAGCCTGCGGCTGGTGGCGCGGGTGCGGGCCCGCGTTATCCGCAACATGCGGCGCGACCTGTACCACCGCATCATTGGCCTGCAGCTGGGCTATTTTGCTAATGAGCGCAAGGGTGACCTCATGTCGCGCTTCACCAACGACGTGCAGGAAGTAGAAGCTTCGGTGGTGAACACTCTGCAGGCCGTGGTGCGGGAGCCGCTCACCATTGTGGGCTATTTCGCGGTGTTGTTTTATATGTCGGTGCCGCTCACGCTGTTCACGCTGGTGCTGCTGCCGCTGTCGGGCGGCATTATTGCCACGCTGGCCAAGCGGCTGCGGCGGCAGGCCAAGCTCAGCCAGGGCACGCTGGGCTCCATGCTGTCGGTGATTGAGGAAACGCTGGGCGGCATCCGCGTCATCAAGGCGTTTAATGCGCAGGACTACATCAAGGGTAAGTTTGAGGAGCAGAACGACCAGTACGCCCGCACCGCCCAGCGCATCGACAACACGCGGGATTTGGCCTCGCCATTTTCGGAATTTGCCGGGGTTTCGGTGGTGGCCGGGCTGCTGTATTTCGGCGGCTCGCTCATTCTGAGCGGTCAATCGACGTTGGAAGGGGCCTCGTTTATTACCTACATCGTGCTGTTTTCGCAGGTATTGACTCCGGCCAAAGCTTTGTCCAGCTCCTTCGGCAATATCCAGCGCGGACTGGTGGCCGGCGAGCGGGTGCTGAGCATCATCGACACCGAGCCCGCCATCCGCGACCGGCCCGATGCCACGGTGCTGCCCCCCTTTGAGCGCGAAATCGAGTTTCACAACCTGAGCTTCAGCTACGATGAAACGCCCGTGCTCTACGACATCAACCTAACCATCAAAAAAGGCCAGACGGTGGCACTGGTGGGCGGCAGCGGTGGCGGTAAAAGCACCCTGGCCGACCTCCTGCCCCGCTTCTACGACCCCAGCGCCGGCCAGATTTTCATCGATGGCCACGACCTGCGTGCCTGCTCGCTGCACTCGGTGCGCGACCAGATGGGCATCGTGACCCAGGAAAGCATTCTGTTCAACGACACGATTTTCAACAACATCCGCTTCAATACCCAGGCCACCGAGGCCGAAGTGATGGAAGCCGCCCGCATTGCCAACGCCCACGAGTTCATTATCGCCAGCCCCGAGGGCTACCAGACGGTGATTGGCGACCGGGGCTCGCGCCTTTCGGGCGGGCAGCGCCAGCGCCTGAGCATTGCCCGCGCCATCCTGCGCAACCCGCCCATTCTCATTCTCGACGAAGCCACTTCGGCCCTCGATACCGAGAGCGAAAAGCTGGTACAGGAGGCCTTGCAGCGCCTGATGCAGAACCGTACCTCGCTCGTCATCGCCCACCGCCTGAGCACCGTGCAGCACGCCGACGAGATTGTGGTGCTCCAGCACGGCCGCATTGTGGAGCGCGGCACGCATGATGAGCTGCTGCGGCGCGAGGGCGGCGTGTACCAGCGCCTGAGCTCGATGCAAACCAACGCCGCGCTGGTGTAG
- a CDS encoding capsule assembly Wzi family protein: protein MYKSLLLTAVTALLASAAAAQTPATAPSGTSALATATEKSPWVIFDQPLPDKPVMEPKPSKTTQGANYVPLDADIYRLIDRYAIKFGADSLSDPHTSVRPYTRVAVAHLGERMLSPDSTATAVGSLSRSDRFNAQYLLKDNWANSARGASINQSAKPILTYFYRDQTDLYNVVTPDFTLRVNPVLLLSAGKDSQNSDGLRYVNTRGVQLEGTIDQRLGFYTFLADNQQAVPQYVQNRIQRDQIVPHEGYWKYFKTQGGSQYDFFTARGGITYAASKHINIQLAHDRNFIGNGYRSLILSDYSSPYFFLKVNTRVWKFNYQNIFAELTAHKENADQVYSKKYLAFHHLSFDVTPNFNIGVFESTVLGGRNAQLDSLGRYIPGSRRTGFELQYLNPIIFYRAIEQQVGSADNALLGLDFKWNILHTAQLYGQVVLDEFKISEIRSGNGWWSNKQALQLGAKYIDVAGIRNLDLQMELNYIRPYTYQHESYYTAYTNYDQPLAHPMGANLTEVLGVLSYQPLPRLNLVAKAIYTEQGLDYGYSAGGNVITTGPLSTAVPGSPITTGTIANYGGNPLLPYGFHPMDYGNRTGQGNKSRLLHTDFTATYQPRLNLFLDAKLIARHQTYSLTPALNGNEVYASLAVRWNIAQRLHEF from the coding sequence ATGTATAAATCTCTGCTACTAACGGCTGTTACGGCGCTGCTGGCCAGCGCGGCAGCGGCCCAAACGCCGGCAACTGCCCCGTCTGGCACCTCGGCCCTTGCCACTGCTACCGAAAAATCGCCCTGGGTAATTTTCGACCAGCCGTTGCCGGATAAGCCGGTGATGGAACCGAAGCCCAGCAAAACCACTCAGGGAGCCAACTACGTGCCGCTCGATGCCGACATTTACCGGCTGATTGACCGCTACGCCATTAAATTCGGGGCCGATTCGCTGAGCGACCCGCATACCAGTGTGCGGCCTTATACCCGCGTTGCAGTGGCCCACTTGGGCGAACGGATGCTTTCGCCGGATAGTACCGCGACCGCCGTGGGCAGCCTGTCGCGTTCCGACCGCTTCAACGCCCAATACCTGTTGAAAGATAACTGGGCCAACAGCGCCCGGGGGGCGTCCATTAACCAAAGCGCCAAACCAATACTCACGTATTTCTACCGCGACCAAACGGACCTGTACAACGTTGTAACCCCCGATTTTACGCTGCGCGTGAATCCGGTACTCTTGCTTTCGGCCGGCAAGGACAGCCAAAACTCCGACGGCTTGCGCTACGTGAACACGCGGGGCGTACAGTTGGAGGGCACCATTGACCAGCGGCTGGGTTTCTACACCTTTCTGGCAGACAACCAGCAAGCTGTGCCGCAGTACGTGCAAAACCGAATCCAGCGCGACCAGATTGTGCCGCACGAGGGCTACTGGAAATATTTCAAAACCCAGGGTGGCAGCCAATACGACTTCTTCACGGCTCGCGGCGGCATCACGTACGCGGCCAGCAAGCACATCAACATTCAGCTGGCGCACGACCGCAACTTCATCGGCAACGGCTATCGCTCGCTGATTCTGTCGGATTACAGCTCGCCGTATTTCTTCCTGAAAGTGAATACGCGGGTCTGGAAATTCAACTACCAAAACATATTTGCTGAACTGACGGCGCATAAGGAAAATGCTGACCAGGTGTACTCTAAGAAATACCTGGCGTTCCACCACCTGAGCTTCGACGTAACGCCCAACTTCAATATCGGCGTGTTTGAGAGCACCGTACTGGGTGGTCGTAATGCCCAGCTAGACAGTCTGGGGCGCTATATCCCGGGCAGCCGGCGCACGGGCTTCGAGCTGCAGTACCTGAACCCGATTATCTTCTACCGGGCCATCGAGCAGCAGGTAGGCTCGGCCGATAATGCGCTGCTGGGCCTCGATTTTAAGTGGAATATTCTGCACACGGCCCAGCTTTATGGGCAGGTAGTGCTGGACGAATTTAAGATTAGCGAAATCCGCTCCGGCAACGGCTGGTGGTCAAACAAGCAGGCCTTGCAGTTGGGCGCCAAGTATATCGACGTAGCGGGTATTCGCAACCTCGACTTGCAAATGGAGCTGAACTACATTCGGCCCTACACCTATCAGCACGAAAGCTATTACACTGCCTACACGAACTACGACCAGCCCCTCGCCCACCCCATGGGTGCCAACCTGACCGAGGTGCTGGGCGTGCTCAGCTACCAGCCCCTGCCCCGCCTAAACCTAGTAGCTAAGGCCATTTACACCGAGCAAGGCCTGGATTACGGCTACAGCGCCGGTGGCAATGTCATCACGACTGGCCCGCTCAGCACTGCTGTTCCCGGCAGTCCCATCACCACGGGCACCATTGCCAACTACGGCGGCAATCCGCTCCTCCCATACGGCTTCCACCCGATGGACTACGGCAACCGCACCGGCCAGGGCAACAAGAGCCGCCTGCTCCACACCGATTTCACAGCCACCTACCAGCCGCGCCTGAACCTGTTTCTGGATGCCAAGCTCATTGCCCGGCACCAGACCTACTCCCTCACCCCGGCGCTCAATGGCAACGAGGTGTACGCCTCGCTGGCCGTGCGCTGGAACATCGCCCAGCGCCTGCACGAGTTTTAA
- the upp gene encoding uracil phosphoribosyltransferase, whose amino-acid sequence MATPLSSSAASAPAAADAPEAMANIHVVCAEPSIANHFLAELRDKDVQKDSLRFRRNLQRLGEIIAYRISAHLSYTDKTIQTPLAETTGKLLHDFPILATVLRAGLPFHQGFLNYFDQSPSAFVAAYRIEGTAQVQVQVDYLSAPSLDERVLILADPMLATGKSLVQTYRAMLRFGMPRQVHIAAVIASPEGLAYVAREIPEATLWVAAIDEKLNEQAYIIPGLGDAGDLSYGSKL is encoded by the coding sequence ATGGCCACGCCGCTCTCTTCCTCCGCCGCTTCGGCCCCCGCCGCCGCCGATGCCCCCGAGGCCATGGCCAACATCCACGTCGTGTGTGCCGAGCCCAGCATTGCCAATCATTTCCTGGCCGAGCTGCGCGATAAAGATGTGCAGAAGGACAGCCTCCGCTTCCGCCGCAACCTCCAGCGCCTGGGCGAAATTATCGCCTATCGCATTAGCGCCCACCTCAGCTACACCGATAAAACTATTCAGACGCCGCTGGCCGAAACCACCGGCAAGCTGCTCCACGACTTTCCCATTCTGGCCACCGTGCTGCGCGCCGGGTTACCCTTTCATCAAGGTTTCCTGAACTATTTCGATCAGTCGCCCAGTGCTTTCGTGGCTGCCTACCGCATCGAAGGCACCGCCCAGGTGCAGGTGCAGGTCGACTACCTGTCGGCCCCCAGCCTCGATGAGCGCGTGCTCATCCTCGCCGACCCCATGCTGGCCACCGGCAAAAGCCTGGTGCAAACCTACCGCGCCATGCTGCGCTTCGGCATGCCGCGTCAGGTGCACATCGCCGCCGTCATCGCATCGCCCGAAGGCCTGGCCTACGTGGCCCGCGAAATCCCCGAAGCCACCCTCTGGGTAGCGGCCATCGATGAAAAGCTGAACGAGCAAGCCTACATCATTCCCGGCCTGGGCGACGCCGGCGACCTCTCCTACGGCAGCAAGCTGTGA
- a CDS encoding DEAD/DEAH box helicase, with translation MEPNTAPSFNDFKLNKQLLSAVAAAGFTDPTPVQQQTIPLLLAGHDVLGIAQTGTGKTAAFGLPLLMKVKYAQGNNPRALVLAPTRELAMQIEKHLKALAVNTDLRIFAIYGGLGPKTQIETISEGLDILVATPGRLLEIYLKGAVRLTDLKTLVMDEADKMMDMGFMPQIRRILEIIPRKRQNALFSATMPERVTTLSEEFLEFPVRVEVTPPAKTASTVSQVMYGAPNLLTKINLLHFLLHRDIDTMTRVLLFCRTKQHADQVAHFLERKAPAGEVRVIHGNKGQNARMNSMDSFKAGEVRYMVATDVAARGIDVPQVTHVINFDVPIVHDDYVHRIGRTGRALHTGAAITFANEAEMVHVAEIELLINQKIELLPLPEEVVVEETPFEEQQKMGRELDERRKKLDPTFKGAFHEKKEWIKPGVTIDKRTGKPFAEGQKKSTKGSKAFVGKKGGSNPGVKALKRRGR, from the coding sequence ATGGAACCCAACACTGCCCCATCGTTCAACGATTTCAAGCTCAACAAACAACTGCTTTCGGCCGTGGCTGCCGCTGGCTTTACCGACCCCACGCCCGTGCAGCAGCAAACCATCCCGCTGCTGCTGGCCGGGCACGACGTATTAGGCATTGCCCAAACCGGCACCGGCAAGACGGCTGCCTTCGGCCTGCCCCTCCTCATGAAGGTGAAATATGCCCAGGGCAACAACCCACGGGCCCTGGTGCTGGCTCCCACGCGCGAGCTGGCCATGCAGATTGAGAAGCATTTGAAGGCACTGGCGGTGAATACCGACCTGCGCATTTTCGCCATTTACGGCGGCCTGGGCCCAAAAACCCAGATTGAAACCATTTCCGAAGGCCTTGATATTCTGGTGGCCACGCCGGGCCGGCTGCTCGAAATTTACCTGAAAGGTGCCGTGCGGCTCACCGACCTGAAGACGCTGGTGATGGACGAGGCCGACAAGATGATGGACATGGGCTTTATGCCCCAGATTCGGCGCATTCTGGAAATTATCCCGCGCAAGCGTCAGAATGCGCTGTTTTCGGCCACCATGCCGGAGCGCGTGACCACGCTGAGCGAGGAATTTCTAGAGTTTCCGGTGCGCGTGGAAGTGACCCCGCCGGCCAAAACGGCCTCTACCGTGTCGCAGGTGATGTACGGAGCGCCCAACCTGCTCACCAAAATCAACCTGCTGCACTTCCTGCTGCACCGCGACATCGATACGATGACGCGGGTGCTGCTCTTCTGCCGCACCAAGCAGCACGCCGACCAGGTGGCCCACTTCCTGGAGCGCAAGGCTCCGGCCGGCGAGGTGCGCGTGATTCACGGCAACAAGGGCCAGAACGCGCGGATGAACAGCATGGACTCCTTCAAGGCCGGGGAGGTGCGCTACATGGTGGCCACGGACGTAGCCGCCCGCGGCATCGACGTGCCGCAGGTGACGCACGTTATCAACTTCGACGTGCCGATTGTGCACGACGACTACGTGCACCGCATTGGCCGCACGGGCCGGGCGCTGCACACGGGCGCGGCCATCACCTTCGCCAACGAGGCGGAAATGGTGCACGTGGCCGAGATTGAGCTGCTCATCAACCAGAAGATTGAGCTACTGCCGCTGCCCGAGGAAGTGGTGGTGGAAGAAACGCCCTTCGAGGAGCAGCAGAAGATGGGCCGCGAGCTCGATGAGCGCCGCAAGAAGCTGGACCCCACCTTCAAAGGTGCTTTCCACGAGAAGAAGGAGTGGATTAAGCCCGGCGTGACGATTGACAAGCGCACCGGCAAGCCCTTCGCCGAAGGCCAGAAAAAGAGCACCAAGGGCTCGAAGGCTTTTGTGGGCAAGAAAGGCGGTTCGAACCCCGGCGTGAAGGCGCTGAAGCGGCGGGGACGGTAA
- a CDS encoding PfkB family carbohydrate kinase, whose product MSLLVIGSVAFDALETPFGKTDKIIGGAATYISLSASYSLKPVKLVAVVGDDFPQSDILLLEEHGVDVEGLQVKQGEKSFFWSGIYSKDLNSRETLVTELNVLADFDPIIPDAYQDCKYLMLGNLAPQVQRLVIQRLVNRPKLIVMDTMNFWMDIALDELIATIEMVDVLSINDEEARQLSGEYSLVKAAKKIMGMGPKFLIIKKGEHGALLFHKNKVFYAPALPLEDVFDPTGAGDTFAGGFIGHLAATDDISFENMKRAVIHGSALASFCVEKFGTERLLNLTSEELEAREAQFAELVKVVPAIAVANVA is encoded by the coding sequence ATGAGCCTGCTCGTCATCGGCAGCGTCGCGTTCGACGCCCTGGAAACGCCCTTCGGCAAAACCGATAAAATCATCGGCGGTGCCGCCACCTACATCAGCCTTTCGGCGTCGTACTCGCTGAAGCCGGTGAAACTGGTGGCCGTGGTGGGCGACGACTTTCCGCAGTCCGACATCCTGCTGCTCGAAGAGCACGGTGTGGACGTGGAAGGCCTGCAAGTGAAGCAGGGCGAGAAGTCCTTCTTCTGGTCGGGCATCTACTCCAAGGACCTGAACTCGCGCGAAACCCTTGTAACCGAGCTCAACGTACTGGCCGATTTCGACCCCATCATCCCCGACGCCTACCAGGATTGCAAGTACCTGATGCTGGGCAACCTGGCCCCGCAGGTGCAGCGCCTCGTCATTCAGCGCCTCGTGAACCGCCCCAAGCTGATTGTGATGGACACGATGAACTTCTGGATGGACATTGCCCTCGACGAGCTCATCGCTACCATCGAAATGGTGGACGTGCTGAGCATCAACGACGAGGAAGCCCGCCAGCTGTCCGGCGAGTACTCGCTGGTGAAGGCCGCCAAAAAAATCATGGGCATGGGGCCGAAATTCCTCATCATCAAGAAAGGCGAGCACGGTGCCCTTCTCTTCCACAAGAACAAGGTGTTTTACGCGCCCGCCCTGCCGCTGGAAGACGTATTCGACCCAACCGGTGCCGGCGACACCTTCGCGGGCGGCTTCATCGGCCACCTCGCCGCGACGGACGACATCAGCTTTGAAAACATGAAGCGCGCCGTCATTCACGGCTCGGCCCTGGCCTCGTTCTGCGTCGAGAAGTTCGGCACCGAGCGCCTGCTCAACCTCACCTCCGAGGAACTGGAAGCCCGCGAAGCCCAGTTTGCCGAGCTGGTGAAGGTGGTGCCCGCCATAGCCGTAGCCAATGTAGCGTAG